From the Leptospira sp. WS60.C2 genome, one window contains:
- a CDS encoding DUF1318 domain-containing protein, with product MRLIVFFFLLMGCSFKVPPITITNAQTAAEKQMVGEDRELEKEGWMIGSIQSSTNGQNNQERLAKEDTDPEIRAHRIRLNYLSPEIKKYKAHGILGETPLGLVKLNPLASSLPTYVPYEIPANRKRVEDVILFLNESRKFILDKELAFQKKKGKKEDELTKIKQSLIDEYYKSVSIGEYYETTSGRWEKYQ from the coding sequence ATGAGACTTATCGTATTCTTTTTTTTACTAATGGGATGTAGTTTTAAGGTTCCACCAATTACGATCACAAATGCTCAAACAGCAGCCGAAAAACAAATGGTAGGTGAGGATCGAGAATTGGAGAAAGAAGGTTGGATGATTGGTTCGATTCAATCTTCAACAAATGGTCAGAATAACCAAGAACGATTGGCAAAGGAGGATACGGATCCTGAAATTAGAGCGCATCGCATCCGCTTAAATTACCTTTCTCCTGAAATTAAAAAATATAAAGCGCATGGAATCTTGGGGGAGACGCCACTTGGGTTAGTGAAATTGAATCCTTTGGCTTCTTCTCTTCCTACGTATGTTCCTTATGAAATTCCAGCGAATCGAAAAAGAGTAGAAGATGTAATATTGTTTTTAAATGAATCGAGAAAGTTTATCTTAGATAAGGAATTAGCCTTTCAAAAGAAGAAAGGTAAAAAAGAGGATGAGTTAACTAAGATTAAACAATCATTGATCGATGAGTATTACAAATCCGTTTCGATCGGTGAGTATTATGAGACAACTTCAGGTAGGTGGGAGAAATACCAATGA
- a CDS encoding biopolymer transporter TolR: protein MKFVQRLFFYPNFLCVLFVLNCALFQTKVKYSNVNFDYSAISKNYFSPTQSKPFPLTVQRGNNLYSSTTKDGRYLFYATDQKGNFDIWFRDLQSSIVVPITDNSFSETKPAISPDGKYLVYVSEEFDSEGDLVLLSIDMEEWIQEYLKGNRFINDSFVNLTNPPNKKGEYQKGIIDTDPVWSPDGKRIYFVSDRFTPGLPNLCFISLDTPKEIKQITNIGVTSPYVSTDGLYIFFVSYFEENKGEVYQIHLATGEIKRITNDRYLDFSPTIDNRLKNLYYSSIRKDTNGNGRLDERDHSLLIKKNLNTGEERVLSSGETSNFDVRYSNFNGGSILFSASYYNAINIYFIPENGSIPKQSNIKEQYQYSKTLSPGQSIESYFLALDSVELFFSEDPLFPIYEGQVAMLKYAALKRIGKTEDANVFLKNFKRKAEVDDNRFALVLIRWNDAKATGVNFNLVSEIEKIPEPKFTIDGEALLYHLYADQLEKEKKDMVAKEFLLRIYNSYPNYHQIDEIKRRLGGYDFNPDGYSLSKFHEEMIEAWEKEKLVFLKDNNHLFSNDRKRDLRYLLEDVIAKISEGKNSEFILSESNRILESTEAEKQPVFKKALMYLKAKALSDMRRYQESNVILDSIIPIPIQMDLEPPGKPSVFENREFMAEYKNPILLRANLLKYFNQKAAGNTSDALRNLKIYLEFYDPMLGVDLGSEDIKSAFFYFENKAVEFERIGDLLQSSFHYFFNNQNMFLVKTRNLYLDSLYKEYAIYYQRKMVDTIFSYGKKIREEEERALLNQLNILNKDNLNVIGNIANITSIVTDQELVRNIVNIKDFEKIEVLSGKALNWTELYYKQAVPRARPYLDLATLYGYSYYLINKYVTYESYYYSTGTMTDVRKAEILENFKRAELELRWIIFADPTHYDAYQLLGWLYQYVDLMKLQKDPRSGDVDFDTYESLYKKYFPDKNLEANIELYNQILVFLGEEYPNKKVISDLNLNLGNNYFLLNNYPKANESYQTVEESSNAVSVKNRFEGYKQEAIYRFNYGKSLIYQGQYKKASEQFSKSIDIYFKNEYYQSVNQYAQDPNSISLSQLNSIRSKLALLFSLRGLSELESGLFEEAIVSFQTAIAYNKDVKFISPINLANYLAIAFQKMGRFRDSYQMLELAETEYKSSSESFYTKWKKWSLMNSIIGDNIRVIGDGRFPGEFPNDFKYLLTLGVRIENHIEQEEYVSALNEIQIRNQLIESKGLDGTIIGKNILAKSRQVEAQIYQRSMKTIEANERYRELVDTLLKSASNRDLEKIFHNYSYSVFMIQEASDLSLDTKKIVLKEFFDDLTSWKNRELGSCKQTRETCESNFRIISPKYDLHFGIGLYYLAIQSQIEGKEYLPILSEAIPLLENPGLVDPKMIGLSNDPISRQTRVRVLLNLYSIYMMLGDYIMAEKKWKETIELTYEFRLDEEKFWSNVIRSKWEFQKGKLSGTYDPYLKDAFQAYQSNLTVRLFTPKSRLENFVETYSEMQLQKSYLSSIVNIWENYRSLELFRDLFSAQFEFEDSKLNLYYQDLLKWVKSYKKISNQIIEKTIKREELQSILKQEIEEVGKLNSLLDRIKKVSDERKAFFEPIRQSNDTFPMEWNGYFQMGEKIHRFYFQDGKAIYHQCSLNGEITSCLPNLNVTYPQIQLLGNKHSGESILRIVSESKKQSNHPSIIFDRNHLNLFDERNERRLKWVTVYGGNQDRSKDPHIRNISDGNLGILLSDTDYLISKRSLDKQTSLFGDQPSQVLPLREMFQGSGSEVSIVGLPFDQFQTAKQWKKIGLIYEILRSKRIQNIVSIANGKTDDDSPRKLEDFAKQNLQFLIGNWKPYSITTENLTQKAKSFIEIGFQNEKTKELSEAYENYYTASTLLDDNSPLLPNLELRLARIRSELFPNISKRSIFRPLWKKYESSPFQNQIRYEYLVSCFSSKEREECDYKSSDFIGPERDTFLGALEFYSQLRSGKFKDFKSKYSFRSKIETDEDPFLQAYRLGSLYIQNYMFDEAEEESKKLSKFAKTAKEKNVLKNRMLEIYFHKAFVFGDKDIYTTMLSSTSAYHYGFKKDWVHFDEKVLSRDFTKFGYSDSIYDSYRLRLYTSWKEQLQTGYFEVLSLTPEYLTNGQSVLTKLSHLNRTLLFHLILRSIPFQKNQEVISLFELLLQMEKSEGRNYRALFFQLELAKALYLRGDWEIAEQMFVRIQKTQGDLGEGNSFWNEKWNDFKWKRDFLKNQPGKQISSLNPFFKVYELSNTKKPEEYISILNDFNKKNRNEFLSPELKLEYEFLFYFLLQRCLEKNSSESFFDLAIAREVFRNTSERFSKDDLYVKHIPSFEVYSERLKKKMIGKQEFHGIVDLGKKTYLLSFAQGKSLGRELFSDNKLIYRELVKYFRASENGGQEVILRESLADKYRTNLRLNQKNRHYVFAAGIHSVVPLSIPDTEYYAVASVSDFLMNPSIRLKEISPKKPAVSLHNFRSSKENEVSAGLIQWETSGTKDSAMPYQVNFAELGWCSLNYLCLDGEILFGLKQKSGATAIVYANQKIGSSLQFTNDYSGIAYYLARENKGLFVLHSGTQTGVHNLYFIRQFFQNEALERPLHIRLLDGKNAAKSHSVDDRYWIGYKLFTSAMIED, encoded by the coding sequence ATGAAGTTTGTTCAGAGGTTGTTTTTTTATCCCAACTTTTTGTGCGTTCTTTTTGTACTCAATTGTGCCTTGTTTCAAACAAAGGTAAAATATTCTAATGTCAATTTTGATTATTCTGCTATATCTAAAAATTATTTTTCTCCTACACAATCAAAACCCTTCCCGTTAACAGTTCAAAGAGGAAATAACTTATACAGTTCTACCACAAAAGATGGTAGATATCTTTTTTATGCGACAGATCAAAAAGGGAATTTTGATATCTGGTTTAGGGATTTGCAAAGTAGTATTGTTGTTCCAATTACAGACAATTCTTTCTCGGAGACAAAACCAGCGATTTCACCGGATGGCAAATACCTTGTTTATGTTTCGGAAGAGTTTGATTCAGAAGGTGATTTGGTTTTGCTTTCAATCGACATGGAAGAATGGATCCAAGAATACTTAAAGGGGAATCGATTCATAAATGATTCATTTGTGAATCTAACCAATCCACCTAACAAAAAAGGAGAATACCAAAAAGGAATCATCGATACTGATCCAGTTTGGTCACCAGATGGGAAACGGATTTATTTTGTATCCGATCGTTTCACACCAGGGCTTCCTAACCTTTGTTTTATATCGTTAGATACTCCAAAGGAAATCAAACAAATCACAAATATCGGGGTAACTTCCCCTTATGTATCAACAGATGGACTCTATATTTTCTTTGTATCTTATTTCGAAGAGAATAAAGGAGAAGTGTATCAGATCCATTTAGCAACGGGTGAAATCAAAAGAATCACCAATGATAGATACTTGGATTTTTCACCAACCATAGATAACCGTTTAAAAAATTTATACTATTCTTCGATTCGAAAAGATACGAATGGGAATGGTCGTTTGGATGAAAGGGATCATAGCCTTCTCATTAAAAAAAATCTAAATACGGGCGAAGAACGGGTATTGTCGTCAGGTGAAACTTCTAATTTTGATGTTCGCTATTCGAACTTTAATGGGGGCTCTATATTATTCTCTGCTTCCTATTACAATGCTATCAACATTTATTTTATTCCAGAAAATGGTTCCATTCCCAAACAATCGAATATAAAAGAACAGTATCAATACTCTAAGACATTATCACCAGGACAAAGTATTGAATCCTATTTTTTGGCATTAGATTCTGTTGAGTTATTTTTTTCAGAGGATCCTTTGTTTCCTATCTATGAAGGACAAGTCGCCATGCTTAAATATGCGGCACTAAAGCGAATTGGAAAAACAGAAGATGCCAATGTATTTCTGAAAAATTTCAAACGTAAGGCTGAAGTTGATGATAACCGTTTTGCTTTAGTATTGATTCGATGGAATGATGCAAAAGCAACCGGTGTGAATTTTAATTTGGTGAGTGAAATTGAAAAAATTCCCGAACCGAAGTTTACAATCGATGGTGAAGCTCTTTTGTATCATTTATATGCAGACCAATTAGAAAAAGAAAAAAAAGACATGGTTGCAAAAGAATTTCTTCTTCGCATATATAATTCTTATCCTAATTATCATCAAATTGATGAAATCAAGCGCCGATTAGGTGGATATGATTTTAATCCAGATGGCTATAGTTTGTCAAAATTTCATGAGGAAATGATTGAAGCTTGGGAAAAAGAAAAGTTGGTATTTCTAAAAGACAATAACCATTTGTTTTCCAATGATCGGAAACGAGACTTGCGATATTTATTGGAAGATGTGATCGCAAAGATTTCTGAGGGAAAAAATAGTGAATTCATTTTATCTGAATCCAATCGCATTTTAGAATCTACTGAAGCAGAAAAACAACCTGTCTTTAAAAAAGCTCTCATGTATTTAAAAGCAAAAGCATTGTCTGACATGAGACGATACCAAGAATCCAACGTGATTTTGGATTCGATCATTCCCATACCCATTCAAATGGATTTAGAACCACCAGGGAAACCATCTGTTTTTGAAAATCGAGAATTTATGGCGGAATATAAGAATCCAATTCTCTTGCGTGCCAACTTATTGAAATATTTTAATCAGAAGGCTGCTGGGAATACTTCAGATGCACTTCGAAATTTGAAAATTTATCTCGAGTTTTATGATCCGATGTTGGGTGTGGATCTCGGTTCGGAAGACATCAAAAGTGCATTTTTCTATTTCGAAAACAAAGCAGTTGAATTTGAAAGAATCGGAGATTTATTGCAGTCTTCGTTTCACTATTTTTTTAACAACCAAAACATGTTCCTCGTGAAAACAAGGAATTTATATTTGGATTCCTTATACAAAGAATATGCAATTTATTACCAAAGAAAAATGGTAGATACCATCTTTAGTTATGGAAAAAAAATTAGAGAGGAAGAGGAGCGAGCTCTTTTAAACCAGCTTAATATTCTCAACAAAGATAATTTGAATGTCATTGGGAACATTGCAAATATCACATCCATTGTAACTGATCAAGAGTTGGTTAGAAATATTGTAAATATCAAAGACTTTGAAAAGATTGAAGTGCTATCAGGAAAAGCACTCAATTGGACAGAGTTATACTACAAACAAGCTGTTCCGAGAGCAAGACCTTATCTTGACTTGGCGACATTGTATGGTTATTCTTATTATCTGATTAACAAATATGTTACTTACGAATCGTATTATTATTCAACAGGAACTATGACAGATGTTCGTAAAGCAGAAATTCTTGAAAATTTCAAACGCGCTGAATTAGAGCTTAGATGGATTATTTTTGCAGATCCTACACATTATGATGCATATCAATTGCTTGGTTGGTTGTATCAATATGTAGATTTAATGAAATTACAAAAGGATCCTAGGTCTGGGGATGTTGATTTTGATACGTATGAGAGTTTATATAAGAAGTATTTCCCTGATAAAAATCTTGAGGCAAATATTGAATTATACAATCAGATTCTTGTGTTCCTAGGTGAAGAATATCCGAATAAAAAAGTGATATCCGATTTAAATTTAAATTTAGGTAATAATTATTTTTTACTCAACAACTATCCTAAGGCGAATGAAAGTTATCAGACAGTAGAAGAAAGTTCGAATGCAGTGTCTGTCAAAAATCGATTCGAAGGTTATAAACAAGAGGCAATCTATAGATTTAATTATGGCAAGTCTCTAATTTATCAGGGACAGTATAAAAAAGCATCTGAGCAGTTTTCTAAATCGATAGATATTTATTTCAAAAATGAATATTATCAATCGGTAAATCAATATGCCCAGGATCCTAATTCGATCTCTCTTTCTCAGCTGAATTCTATTCGATCAAAATTGGCATTATTGTTTTCCCTTAGAGGTTTATCCGAGTTAGAGTCTGGACTTTTTGAGGAAGCAATTGTGTCCTTTCAAACTGCTATTGCTTATAACAAAGATGTGAAGTTTATTAGTCCTATCAATTTAGCAAACTATCTTGCCATAGCCTTTCAAAAAATGGGAAGGTTTCGAGATTCTTATCAAATGTTGGAATTAGCTGAAACTGAATATAAGTCCTCTAGTGAATCATTTTATACAAAATGGAAAAAATGGTCGTTGATGAATTCCATTATCGGTGATAATATCCGTGTCATCGGAGATGGACGTTTCCCGGGAGAATTTCCAAACGATTTTAAATATCTTTTAACTCTTGGTGTTCGCATAGAGAATCATATAGAACAAGAGGAGTATGTTTCTGCCTTAAATGAAATTCAAATACGAAATCAATTGATTGAATCCAAAGGATTAGATGGAACAATTATTGGTAAGAATATACTTGCGAAATCTCGTCAAGTCGAAGCACAAATTTATCAAAGAAGTATGAAGACAATAGAAGCTAACGAGCGCTATCGAGAATTGGTCGATACTTTGTTGAAATCTGCGTCCAATAGAGATTTAGAAAAAATATTTCATAACTACAGTTACTCCGTTTTTATGATTCAAGAAGCTTCCGATCTCTCTTTGGATACAAAAAAAATCGTATTAAAAGAATTCTTTGATGATTTGACTTCTTGGAAAAATAGAGAACTTGGATCTTGCAAACAAACTCGTGAAACCTGTGAATCTAACTTTAGGATCATAAGTCCCAAATATGATCTACATTTTGGGATTGGTTTGTATTATTTGGCGATCCAATCCCAAATAGAAGGAAAAGAATATCTTCCTATTCTCTCTGAAGCAATTCCCTTATTGGAAAATCCTGGTTTAGTGGATCCAAAAATGATCGGTTTGTCAAATGATCCTATCTCTAGGCAAACAAGAGTTCGAGTTCTTTTGAATCTATATTCCATTTATATGATGCTAGGTGATTACATAATGGCAGAGAAAAAGTGGAAAGAGACAATAGAATTAACTTATGAATTTCGATTGGATGAAGAAAAGTTTTGGTCAAATGTGATTCGTTCAAAATGGGAATTCCAAAAAGGCAAATTATCTGGAACTTATGATCCATATCTGAAAGATGCATTTCAAGCGTATCAATCTAATTTGACAGTACGATTATTTACTCCAAAATCACGATTAGAAAACTTTGTAGAAACTTACTCAGAAATGCAATTGCAGAAATCGTATCTTTCTTCTATTGTAAATATTTGGGAAAACTATAGAAGCTTAGAACTGTTTCGCGATTTATTTTCTGCACAATTTGAATTTGAAGATTCTAAACTCAATTTATATTACCAAGATTTACTCAAATGGGTTAAATCGTATAAAAAAATCTCTAATCAAATCATTGAGAAAACAATTAAACGGGAAGAATTACAATCAATTCTCAAGCAAGAAATAGAGGAGGTTGGAAAATTAAATTCACTTCTTGATCGAATCAAAAAAGTATCCGATGAAAGAAAGGCATTTTTTGAGCCGATACGACAATCCAATGATACGTTTCCAATGGAATGGAACGGTTATTTTCAAATGGGAGAAAAGATTCATCGTTTTTATTTTCAAGATGGGAAAGCAATTTACCATCAATGTTCTTTAAACGGTGAGATTACTTCCTGTTTGCCAAACTTGAATGTTACGTATCCTCAAATCCAACTTCTCGGGAACAAACATTCGGGAGAATCGATTCTTCGTATCGTATCTGAATCTAAAAAACAATCGAATCACCCATCTATTATTTTCGATCGTAACCATCTCAATCTTTTTGATGAACGAAATGAACGTCGTTTGAAATGGGTTACGGTATATGGTGGAAATCAAGATAGGTCAAAAGACCCACACATTCGCAATATAAGTGATGGAAATTTAGGGATTTTGTTGTCAGATACTGACTATTTAATATCAAAACGGTCTTTGGATAAACAAACGAGTTTGTTTGGTGATCAACCTTCACAAGTATTACCATTAAGAGAAATGTTTCAGGGAAGTGGATCCGAAGTTTCAATCGTTGGGTTGCCGTTTGATCAATTTCAAACCGCCAAACAATGGAAAAAAATCGGTTTAATCTATGAGATATTAAGATCCAAAAGAATTCAAAATATTGTCTCCATTGCTAATGGCAAAACGGACGATGATTCACCCAGAAAATTGGAAGACTTTGCAAAACAAAATCTTCAGTTTTTGATTGGGAACTGGAAACCTTATTCCATCACCACAGAAAACTTGACTCAAAAAGCTAAGTCGTTTATTGAAATTGGCTTTCAGAATGAAAAAACAAAAGAATTGTCTGAGGCATATGAGAATTATTATACCGCATCTACTTTGTTAGATGATAATAGTCCACTTCTGCCTAACTTAGAATTGCGGTTGGCAAGAATTAGGTCAGAGTTGTTCCCAAACATTTCGAAGCGATCCATCTTTAGGCCTCTTTGGAAAAAATACGAATCTTCCCCGTTTCAGAATCAGATACGCTATGAATATTTGGTTTCTTGTTTCTCTTCTAAAGAAAGGGAAGAGTGTGACTATAAATCATCTGATTTCATTGGTCCAGAAAGAGATACATTTCTTGGGGCATTAGAATTTTATTCTCAGTTGCGTAGTGGAAAGTTTAAAGATTTTAAATCGAAGTATTCGTTTCGTTCCAAAATTGAAACAGATGAAGATCCATTTTTGCAGGCGTATCGACTTGGAAGTTTATACATTCAAAACTACATGTTTGATGAAGCAGAAGAGGAATCAAAAAAACTTTCGAAATTTGCAAAAACTGCTAAGGAAAAAAATGTCTTAAAGAATCGAATGCTTGAGATATATTTTCACAAAGCATTTGTTTTCGGCGATAAAGATATTTATACGACAATGCTTAGTTCAACTTCTGCATATCACTATGGATTCAAAAAGGATTGGGTTCATTTTGATGAAAAAGTGTTATCGCGTGATTTTACAAAGTTTGGATACTCTGATTCAATCTATGATTCGTATCGCCTTAGGTTGTATACGTCTTGGAAGGAACAGTTGCAGACTGGATATTTTGAAGTTTTATCTCTTACTCCGGAATATTTAACGAACGGTCAATCTGTCCTCACAAAACTTTCTCATTTGAATAGAACGTTATTATTCCATCTCATCCTTCGTTCGATTCCCTTCCAAAAAAATCAGGAAGTAATTTCTTTGTTTGAGTTATTACTTCAAATGGAGAAATCGGAAGGGAGAAATTATAGAGCTTTATTCTTTCAACTTGAATTGGCAAAGGCTCTTTATCTGAGGGGTGATTGGGAAATTGCAGAACAAATGTTTGTAAGAATTCAAAAGACACAAGGGGATTTAGGCGAGGGTAATTCCTTTTGGAATGAAAAATGGAATGATTTCAAGTGGAAACGAGACTTTCTAAAAAATCAACCTGGAAAACAAATCTCAAGTTTAAATCCATTTTTCAAGGTTTACGAACTATCCAATACCAAAAAACCAGAGGAATATATATCAATCCTGAATGATTTTAATAAAAAAAATAGAAATGAGTTTTTAAGCCCAGAACTCAAATTAGAATATGAATTTTTGTTTTATTTCCTTTTGCAAAGGTGTTTAGAAAAAAATAGTTCAGAAAGTTTTTTCGACTTAGCGATTGCAAGAGAGGTTTTTCGAAATACTTCAGAGCGTTTTTCAAAAGATGATTTGTATGTAAAACATATACCAAGTTTCGAGGTTTATTCTGAACGACTCAAAAAGAAAATGATCGGCAAACAGGAGTTTCACGGAATTGTTGATCTGGGGAAAAAGACGTATCTTTTAAGTTTTGCGCAAGGAAAATCTTTGGGTAGAGAATTATTCTCTGACAATAAGTTGATCTATCGTGAACTTGTAAAATACTTCCGTGCTTCTGAAAATGGTGGGCAAGAAGTGATATTACGTGAATCACTTGCCGATAAATACAGAACTAATCTCAGGTTGAACCAAAAAAATCGGCATTATGTATTTGCCGCTGGAATTCATTCTGTTGTTCCCTTGTCGATCCCTGATACTGAGTATTATGCGGTTGCTTCTGTGTCGGATTTTCTAATGAATCCGAGTATCCGATTGAAAGAAATTTCTCCGAAGAAGCCTGCCGTTTCCTTACATAACTTTCGATCCTCTAAAGAAAATGAGGTTAGTGCAGGACTCATCCAATGGGAAACCAGTGGAACTAAAGATAGCGCTATGCCTTACCAAGTCAACTTTGCAGAATTGGGTTGGTGTTCCTTAAATTACCTTTGTTTAGATGGTGAGATTCTTTTTGGCCTGAAACAAAAATCAGGTGCCACAGCGATCGTATATGCTAACCAGAAGATAGGTTCTTCACTTCAGTTTACAAATGACTACAGTGGGATAGCTTACTACTTGGCTCGGGAAAACAAAGGATTATTTGTCTTACATTCTGGAACACAAACAGGTGTGCACAATTTGTATTTTATTCGCCAATTTTTTCAAAATGAGGCATTGGAAAGACCATTACACATTCGATTGTTAGATGGTAAAAATGCTGCCAAATCACATTCGGTGGATGATCGGTATTGGATCGGATACAAGTTATTTACATCTGCAATGATCGAAGATTAA
- a CDS encoding S1C family serine protease — protein MERKHSIPPVVYINFALVFVLLFAIFFPEIRSAVTKLFSSPKPISASKQSQAIQIQSSFRNVYREAQQFVVSIRTKKTEMIFHPYAFGESREDRISSIGSGFIIDERGFVVTNYHVIKNAEIIEIIMSDGRIFPARYVGSHERADIALLKIPSEDKFAPAFLGNSDEIEVGDWAIAVGSPYGLEKTFTVGVVSAKSREDLDETGQTHIQTDTAINPGSSGGPLLNIYGEVIGINRMIRSSSGASAGIGFAIPINYAKRVLRQIEQNVGQNIRPATLGVMATTPLPDHRRSLGIPNEAIGVLVYDIEPNSAAEKGGLRRYDFIEGANGLAIRHINDLREQVGLVGLGGVLRLKILRDTQEMELSIPLVEAAYQKGK, from the coding sequence ATGGAAAGAAAACATTCGATTCCGCCTGTCGTCTACATTAACTTTGCCCTAGTCTTTGTACTTTTATTTGCTATTTTTTTTCCTGAGATTCGATCCGCTGTCACCAAACTGTTTTCCTCTCCCAAACCGATCTCAGCAAGCAAACAAAGCCAAGCCATTCAAATCCAATCAAGCTTTCGGAATGTTTACCGTGAAGCACAGCAGTTTGTTGTGTCCATTCGCACTAAAAAAACGGAGATGATCTTTCATCCATATGCGTTTGGCGAAAGTAGGGAAGACCGAATCTCTTCGATTGGAAGTGGGTTCATCATTGATGAACGTGGATTTGTGGTAACGAATTACCATGTCATCAAAAATGCAGAAATCATCGAAATCATCATGTCTGACGGTCGCATTTTTCCTGCTCGTTATGTGGGAAGCCACGAACGTGCCGACATTGCTCTTTTGAAAATCCCAAGTGAGGATAAATTTGCACCGGCATTCCTTGGCAATTCAGATGAAATTGAGGTGGGAGACTGGGCCATTGCTGTTGGTTCTCCCTACGGATTAGAAAAAACGTTCACAGTGGGAGTGGTTTCTGCAAAATCCCGTGAGGACTTGGATGAGACTGGTCAAACCCATATCCAAACCGATACGGCAATTAACCCAGGTTCTAGTGGTGGACCACTCCTCAATATTTATGGAGAAGTGATTGGGATCAACCGGATGATTCGTTCCTCCAGTGGTGCGAGTGCCGGCATTGGGTTTGCCATCCCCATCAATTATGCCAAACGAGTGCTTCGCCAAATTGAACAAAATGTCGGACAAAACATACGTCCCGCGACCCTTGGAGTGATGGCAACAACCCCTCTTCCTGACCATAGGCGATCCCTAGGGATCCCCAATGAGGCAATTGGAGTCCTTGTCTATGACATTGAGCCCAATTCCGCAGCGGAAAAAGGCGGGCTTCGCCGGTACGACTTCATTGAAGGGGCAAATGGGCTTGCGATCCGTCATATCAATGATTTGAGAGAACAAGTTGGACTTGTTGGTCTCGGAGGCGTCTTACGGTTGAAGATATTGAGGGATACCCAAGAGATGGAATTATCGATCCCTTTGGTCGAAGCAGCCTACCAAAAAGGCAAATAA
- a CDS encoding aminopeptidase: MPKPLPLLPIPLPCRTKKMKSIVTILCFPLVLNGCLPYLYHLGKEQSAIILGREKIETVLNKPHLDAKTKEKLRLIREVRNFAIEELALNESGGFEYFTKLNREEIGWNVSASEALALKSYTWWFPIAGTVPYKGFFDKEMALELETELKEKGYDTRVRAIGGYSTLGWFSDPVLSPQLNWPDHRLVGLVIHEMAHATVYLPGDTTLNESYASFVEEIGTERFYIHKEGNASLHLEKFKREKKKRETTIHLLKQYADLLKEVYASEKDKKTKLELKKTIILQFKNKVIEDELVPEEKSKEFLARDWNNEDFLGALRYHSGEVSFLNLFETSNRNLSNFHKEVKKLFELPEVKRKEFLNKTP, translated from the coding sequence ATGCCAAAACCCCTTCCACTTTTGCCGATTCCCCTTCCGTGTCGAACCAAAAAGATGAAATCAATAGTAACAATCTTATGCTTTCCATTGGTTCTCAATGGGTGTTTACCGTATTTATACCATTTAGGGAAGGAACAATCTGCAATCATTTTAGGCAGGGAAAAAATTGAAACAGTTCTCAACAAACCCCATCTAGATGCCAAAACAAAAGAAAAACTTAGACTCATCCGTGAAGTACGCAATTTTGCCATCGAGGAACTAGCGCTAAACGAAAGTGGTGGTTTTGAATACTTCACAAAATTAAATCGTGAAGAGATAGGCTGGAATGTAAGTGCCTCAGAAGCTTTAGCACTAAAATCTTACACTTGGTGGTTCCCCATTGCTGGTACAGTTCCTTACAAAGGTTTTTTTGATAAAGAAATGGCACTGGAACTTGAAACTGAATTAAAAGAAAAAGGATATGATACTCGTGTTCGTGCCATTGGTGGCTATTCCACATTAGGGTGGTTTTCTGATCCAGTATTATCACCACAACTTAATTGGCCTGACCATCGTTTGGTGGGACTAGTCATACATGAAATGGCTCATGCCACTGTTTATCTTCCAGGCGACACAACCTTAAACGAATCTTATGCAAGTTTTGTAGAGGAAATTGGAACGGAACGTTTTTATATCCATAAGGAAGGCAACGCAAGCCTACACTTAGAAAAATTCAAACGGGAAAAAAAGAAAAGGGAAACAACCATTCACCTTCTCAAACAATACGCAGACCTTCTCAAAGAGGTATATGCGAGCGAAAAAGACAAAAAAACAAAACTAGAATTAAAAAAAACAATCATCCTTCAATTTAAGAACAAAGTGATCGAAGATGAATTAGTCCCAGAAGAAAAATCGAAAGAATTTTTAGCAAGAGATTGGAATAATGAGGATTTTTTAGGGGCACTCCGTTACCATTCTGGAGAAGTGAGTTTTCTCAATCTTTTTGAAACTTCAAATCGAAATCTATCAAACTTTCACAAAGAAGTGAAAAAACTTTTTGAATTACCAGAGGTAAAACGAAAGGAGTTTCTAAACAAAACCCCTTAA